A single window of Granulicella cerasi DNA harbors:
- a CDS encoding carboxypeptidase-like regulatory domain-containing protein, translating into MTTTTMTTMSKRLAGALALSAALLVCGVAVVSSSPVTRAQSPTGQPAVRTVEGTVNGKDGKPIENAVVYIKDTKTLSIKSYLTDAKGYFHFGQLSLSSDYDVWAELNGAKSKTKSVSMFNSKPNLSYTLKLSE; encoded by the coding sequence ATGACTACGACGACGATGACGACGATGAGTAAGCGACTCGCAGGTGCGCTTGCTCTTTCGGCCGCGCTGCTTGTCTGCGGCGTCGCCGTAGTTTCGAGCTCCCCTGTGACGCGCGCTCAGTCGCCGACAGGGCAACCGGCTGTCCGCACCGTGGAAGGCACGGTGAACGGCAAGGACGGTAAGCCCATCGAGAATGCGGTCGTCTACATCAAGGACACCAAGACGCTCTCCATCAAGAGCTACCTGACCGATGCGAAGGGATACTTTCACTTCGGCCAGCTTTCGCTTTCCAGCGACTACGATGTTTGGGCCGAGTTGAACGGGGCCAAGTCGAAGACGAAGAGCGTGAGCATGTTCAACAGCAAGCCGAATCTTAGCTACACGCTGAAGCTTTCCGAATAG
- a CDS encoding aldo/keto reductase, which produces MQKRSLGKSHLEIVPLVLGGNVFGWTADDATSFRILDAFVDAGFDAVDTANMYSAWVPGHKGGESETVIGKWFAQGGKREKVKLFTKVGNPMGDGSKGLKKEYILQQVEDSLKRLQTDHIDLYQSHMDDDTTPLDETLEAYQILIGQGKVGAIGASNYGGARLAEALEVSNAKNLPAYISLQPEYNLYDRAKYESDLAPVLSKYGIGSIVYWPLASGFLTGKYKTKADAAGAKREGMVGKYFDDRGLKILKALAEVSEETGAAQATVTLAWTLAQPTVTAPIASVSKPEQLDALLASVSLKLSEEQVKKLTDASAY; this is translated from the coding sequence ATGCAAAAGCGTTCGCTCGGAAAGAGCCACCTCGAGATCGTGCCTCTGGTGCTCGGTGGCAATGTGTTTGGTTGGACCGCCGATGATGCCACCTCGTTCCGCATCCTCGACGCCTTCGTCGATGCCGGCTTTGACGCCGTGGACACCGCGAACATGTACTCGGCCTGGGTGCCGGGCCACAAGGGCGGCGAGTCGGAGACCGTGATCGGCAAGTGGTTCGCGCAGGGTGGCAAACGCGAAAAGGTGAAGCTCTTCACCAAGGTCGGCAACCCCATGGGCGACGGCTCCAAGGGGCTCAAGAAGGAATACATCCTCCAGCAGGTCGAAGACTCGCTTAAGCGCCTGCAGACCGACCACATCGATCTCTACCAGTCGCACATGGACGACGACACCACGCCGCTCGACGAAACGCTGGAGGCCTATCAGATCCTCATCGGCCAAGGGAAGGTCGGAGCCATCGGTGCATCGAACTACGGCGGCGCGCGCCTCGCAGAAGCACTCGAAGTTTCCAACGCGAAGAACCTGCCGGCGTACATCTCGCTGCAGCCCGAGTACAACCTCTACGACCGCGCGAAGTATGAGAGCGATCTCGCTCCTGTGCTTTCGAAGTACGGTATCGGCTCCATCGTGTACTGGCCGCTGGCGTCGGGCTTCCTCACGGGCAAGTACAAGACAAAGGCCGATGCTGCGGGCGCAAAGCGCGAAGGCATGGTCGGCAAGTACTTCGACGATCGCGGCCTGAAAATTCTGAAGGCGCTCGCCGAAGTCAGCGAAGAGACCGGCGCCGCGCAGGCCACCGTAACGCTTGCATGGACGCTCGCACAGCCAACGGTCACCGCGCCCATCGCCAGCGTCAGCAAGCCGGAACAGCTCGATGCTCTGCTGGCTTCGGTGTCGCTCAAGCTGAGCGAGGAACAAGTCAAAAAGCTCACCGACGCCAGCGCCTACTAG
- a CDS encoding MFS transporter produces the protein MPLRGSGLRLVAVFLCGTVAFLNLYCTQPMLPMLSHVFGVTEAQVGITVSAATIGVAITSFLLALYGERLPRKRFIVSSMVVLSLVTLLASTAQSLTMLAIGRFFQGLSTPGIFILTIAYITDEFPPMEIPKVMSSYVAGTVFGGFVGRFLGGMIAQRYGWHMVFVALALLGLLGAAVTSTLLPQARHRHSQRVHSVWTPILKNLRSVRLLATFLIGFCMLFTLVSTFNFVTFYLSAAPFGLSTEKLSDLFAVYLFGLLATLIVGRFLARIGLRNGMMLATALGVIGITTTLSHSLVLVAVGLSLASSCVFIAQTSANSFMRDAAPTGARVSATGMYICIYYLGGTVGGMLPGVAWKHYGWPGCVALIASMIVLAAVTAFFGWKAPKQQRDPLPV, from the coding sequence GTGCCGTTGCGCGGGTCGGGGCTTCGTCTGGTTGCGGTATTTCTCTGCGGTACGGTCGCGTTTCTCAATCTCTATTGCACGCAGCCCATGCTGCCGATGTTGTCGCACGTTTTTGGCGTGACGGAAGCGCAGGTGGGCATAACGGTGAGCGCGGCGACGATCGGCGTGGCGATCACTTCGTTTCTGCTGGCTCTCTACGGAGAGCGACTGCCTCGCAAGCGTTTCATCGTGAGCTCGATGGTAGTGCTCTCGCTGGTGACATTGCTTGCGAGCACCGCGCAGAGCCTCACGATGCTGGCCATCGGACGTTTCTTCCAGGGGCTCTCCACACCGGGCATCTTCATCCTCACCATCGCGTACATCACCGATGAGTTTCCGCCGATGGAGATTCCGAAGGTGATGAGCAGCTACGTCGCAGGCACGGTGTTCGGCGGGTTCGTCGGACGCTTTCTCGGTGGCATGATCGCGCAGCGCTATGGCTGGCACATGGTCTTCGTTGCGTTGGCGTTGCTGGGTCTTCTCGGCGCCGCGGTTACATCCACGCTGTTGCCACAGGCGCGCCATCGCCACTCACAGCGCGTGCATTCTGTGTGGACACCGATCTTGAAGAACCTGCGCAGCGTGCGTTTGCTGGCGACTTTCCTCATCGGCTTCTGCATGTTGTTCACGTTGGTTTCGACGTTCAATTTTGTGACGTTCTATCTCTCGGCAGCGCCGTTTGGATTGTCGACGGAGAAGCTCAGCGATCTCTTCGCGGTGTACCTCTTCGGTCTTCTGGCCACGTTGATCGTGGGCCGCTTCCTTGCGCGTATAGGGTTGCGCAATGGCATGATGCTGGCAACGGCGTTGGGCGTGATTGGGATTACAACGACGCTCTCACACTCGCTCGTGCTGGTCGCGGTGGGATTGTCGTTGGCGAGCTCGTGCGTGTTCATAGCGCAGACCTCAGCGAACAGCTTCATGCGCGATGCTGCGCCGACGGGCGCGCGCGTGTCGGCGACGGGCATGTACATCTGCATCTACTACCTGGGCGGCACCGTTGGCGGCATGTTGCCCGGCGTGGCGTGGAAGCACTACGGCTGGCCGGGATGCGTTGCGCTCATCGCTTCGATGATTGTCCTCGCTGCCGTAACGGCGTTCTTCGGATGGAAGGCACCGAAGCAACAGCGCGATCCGCTGCCGGTGTAG
- a CDS encoding carboxymuconolactone decarboxylase family protein, with protein MALDDLIAGLPGYAKDLKLNFSSLVKQNTELTPQQLWGTVVATAIATRQPDLTAATIAQASTLLDANVIDAVKAAAAIMGMNNVYYRFHHLTDNEKYATLPARLRMNALRGHNVDHNDFELWCLAVSAVNACGKCVGSHEAVLRGKGVSEELINAAVRVTSVIHAIGVVLDSEKAAPTPSA; from the coding sequence ATGGCTCTTGATGATTTGATTGCAGGTCTTCCTGGCTATGCCAAGGACCTGAAGCTGAACTTTTCTTCGCTGGTGAAGCAGAATACCGAACTGACGCCGCAACAGCTCTGGGGCACCGTTGTCGCCACGGCGATTGCGACGCGTCAGCCTGATCTGACCGCGGCGACGATCGCGCAGGCGAGCACGCTGCTCGACGCAAACGTGATTGACGCCGTGAAGGCTGCGGCCGCGATCATGGGCATGAACAATGTCTACTATCGCTTCCACCACCTGACCGACAACGAGAAGTACGCGACGCTGCCCGCGCGCCTGCGCATGAATGCGCTGCGTGGACACAACGTGGACCACAACGACTTCGAGCTGTGGTGCCTTGCAGTGTCGGCGGTGAACGCTTGCGGCAAGTGCGTTGGATCGCACGAAGCTGTGCTGCGCGGCAAGGGTGTGTCCGAAGAACTGATCAACGCGGCTGTGCGCGTGACGTCAGTGATCCACGCGATTGGCGTGGTGCTCGACAGCGAGAAGGCTGCGCCGACACCGTCGGCGTAA
- a CDS encoding peroxiredoxin has translation MLQIGEQFPEFSLTATVSRDNNKAFETITNKSYEGKWKLYFFWPKDFTFVCPTEIAGFGKLNQDFLDRDCQILGGSIDSEFVHLAWRNNHDDLKDLPFPMLADIKRELCGELGILSAEGVAQRATFLVDPNNEIQFVYVTAGSVGRNPQEVLRVLDALQTDELCPCNWQKGQETLSV, from the coding sequence ATGCTGCAAATTGGCGAACAATTCCCCGAATTCTCTTTGACTGCAACCGTAAGCCGCGACAACAACAAGGCTTTCGAGACCATCACGAACAAGTCGTACGAGGGCAAGTGGAAGCTTTACTTCTTCTGGCCGAAGGACTTCACCTTTGTGTGCCCGACCGAGATCGCTGGCTTCGGCAAGCTGAACCAGGACTTCCTCGACCGCGACTGCCAGATCCTCGGCGGTTCGATCGATTCGGAGTTCGTGCACCTCGCATGGCGCAACAACCACGACGACCTGAAGGACCTTCCCTTCCCCATGCTCGCTGACATCAAGCGTGAGCTCTGCGGCGAACTCGGCATCCTGAGCGCGGAAGGCGTGGCACAGCGTGCGACCTTCCTCGTCGACCCGAACAACGAGATCCAGTTCGTGTACGTGACGGCCGGCAGCGTTGGCCGCAACCCGCAGGAAGTGCTGCGCGTTCTCGACGCGCTGCAGACCGACGAGCTCTGCCCCTGCAACTGGCAGAAGGGTCAGGAGACCCTCTCGGTCTAA
- a CDS encoding Fur family transcriptional regulator: MTHQRQVLFEVMQKMHGHPSPEEVYEIVRKKVPSISLATVYKNIHLFVDCGIFREVSLHHGTQRIELNARPHHHMVCSECKTISDIDEQALGLMPARKKLPGGFLVERYSVDVIGLCPKCQAKGLVH, encoded by the coding sequence GTGACGCATCAGCGTCAGGTGCTGTTTGAGGTGATGCAGAAGATGCATGGGCATCCATCGCCCGAAGAGGTCTACGAGATTGTGCGCAAGAAGGTGCCGAGCATCTCGCTCGCGACCGTCTACAAAAACATTCATCTCTTCGTGGATTGCGGCATCTTTCGCGAGGTGAGTCTGCACCACGGCACGCAGCGTATTGAGTTGAACGCGCGGCCACATCACCACATGGTTTGCTCGGAGTGCAAGACGATCTCCGACATCGATGAGCAGGCGCTGGGCCTTATGCCTGCTCGCAAAAAGCTTCCCGGAGGATTCCTGGTGGAACGGTACTCCGTGGACGTCATCGGACTTTGCCCGAAGTGCCAGGCAAAGGGTCTGGTGCACTAA
- the aspS gene encoding aspartate--tRNA ligase, which produces MTLDFLGNLQRSHKLGELRASDAGSTVILMGWVNRRRDHGDLIFLDLRDRTGITQVVFDKSDSIEAHLKAETSRPEFVVAVRGKVRERGEGLKNPKMDTGDIEVVAEECWLLNEAKTPPFPIADDAPITNEEVRLKYRYLDLRRPELQKNFVLRHKVARAIREYLSDNDFLEVETPLLTRSTPEGARDYLVPSRVHAGEFYALPQSPQIFKQILMIGGFDRYFQIARCFRDEDLRADRQPDFTQIDLEMTFPQQETIFGVAEGFLRAAFKVAGITLPEGSFLKMSYDEAIQKYGIDKPDMRLPAMVNLSDVLTPELRVTLKIDPTLPVYGFTIPRVGELSGSARKALLAEVRTSFGESGLDLLDVARLRTAEQFAPLAEEIGAKLNAEQVVFNGESLTTDDLIIVVTPKPETPHAWNYDTLWIPKRVGQLRLDLAKKYADKHGLFAQTGTAADFKFLWVTDFPMYEWNEEHKRWDAAHHPFTSPHEEDIKSGALYNDKGAVRALAYDIVLNGTELGSGSIRIHRQDVQAEIFRSLGMSDEEAKERFGFFLDALEYGTPPHGGIALGLDRIVMILAGASSLREVIAFPKTAKAIDLMVDAPSPANEVQLRELNLRIVHKS; this is translated from the coding sequence GTGACACTCGATTTTCTAGGCAATCTGCAGCGCTCGCACAAGCTGGGCGAACTGCGCGCATCGGACGCTGGCTCTACCGTCATCCTCATGGGATGGGTGAATCGTCGCCGTGACCATGGCGACCTGATCTTCCTCGACCTGCGCGACCGCACCGGCATCACCCAGGTCGTCTTCGACAAGAGCGACTCCATTGAAGCTCATCTGAAGGCCGAAACTTCGCGCCCCGAGTTCGTCGTCGCTGTTCGCGGCAAGGTACGCGAGCGCGGCGAAGGCCTCAAGAATCCGAAGATGGATACCGGCGACATCGAAGTCGTCGCCGAAGAGTGCTGGCTGCTGAACGAAGCGAAGACGCCGCCCTTCCCCATCGCGGACGACGCGCCGATCACCAACGAAGAGGTGCGCCTGAAGTATCGCTACCTCGACCTGCGCCGTCCCGAGCTGCAGAAGAACTTCGTGCTGCGCCACAAGGTTGCGCGCGCGATTCGCGAGTATCTCTCCGACAACGACTTCCTCGAAGTGGAAACGCCGCTGCTGACGCGCTCCACGCCCGAAGGCGCACGCGATTACCTCGTGCCCTCGCGCGTCCATGCAGGCGAGTTCTACGCGCTGCCGCAGTCGCCGCAGATCTTCAAGCAGATTCTGATGATCGGCGGCTTCGACCGCTACTTCCAGATCGCACGCTGCTTCCGCGATGAAGACCTCCGCGCCGACCGTCAGCCGGACTTCACGCAGATCGACCTGGAGATGACCTTCCCGCAGCAGGAGACGATCTTCGGCGTGGCCGAAGGCTTCCTGCGTGCGGCGTTCAAGGTCGCAGGCATCACGCTGCCCGAAGGCTCGTTCCTCAAGATGAGCTACGACGAGGCGATCCAGAAATACGGCATCGACAAGCCGGACATGCGCCTGCCCGCGATGGTGAACCTGAGCGATGTGCTCACGCCGGAGCTGCGCGTGACGCTGAAGATCGATCCCACGCTGCCGGTCTATGGCTTCACAATTCCGCGCGTCGGCGAACTTTCCGGCTCGGCACGCAAGGCGCTGCTCGCTGAGGTTCGTACAAGCTTTGGCGAAAGCGGACTGGATCTGCTCGACGTCGCTCGCCTGCGCACGGCAGAGCAGTTTGCTCCGCTCGCCGAAGAGATTGGCGCGAAGCTGAACGCGGAGCAGGTGGTCTTCAACGGCGAGAGCCTGACGACCGACGACCTCATCATCGTTGTGACGCCGAAGCCCGAGACCCCGCACGCCTGGAACTACGACACGCTCTGGATTCCGAAGCGCGTCGGCCAGCTTCGTCTGGACCTCGCGAAGAAGTACGCAGACAAGCACGGTCTGTTTGCGCAGACCGGCACCGCAGCAGACTTCAAGTTCCTCTGGGTGACCGACTTCCCGATGTACGAGTGGAACGAAGAGCACAAGCGCTGGGATGCGGCGCACCATCCGTTCACCTCGCCGCATGAGGAAGACATCAAGTCGGGCGCGCTCTACAACGACAAGGGCGCAGTGCGCGCGCTGGCCTATGACATCGTGCTGAACGGCACGGAGCTTGGCTCGGGTTCGATCCGTATCCATCGCCAGGATGTGCAGGCGGAGATCTTCCGCTCGCTCGGCATGAGCGACGAAGAAGCCAAGGAGCGCTTCGGCTTCTTCCTCGACGCGCTGGAGTATGGCACGCCTCCGCACGGCGGCATCGCGCTGGGTCTCGACCGCATCGTGATGATCCTCGCTGGCGCAAGCTCGCTGCGTGAGGTCATCGCGTTCCCGAAGACTGCGAAGGCGATCGACTTGATGGTCGATGCACCGAGTCCCGCGAACGAAGTGCAGTTGCGCGAGTTGAACCTGCGCATCGTGCATAAGTCGTAG
- a CDS encoding helix-turn-helix transcriptional regulator: MPSPTPLFTPREAAHMLGISYPTIKQWILSGKLKTVQTPGGHHRISATAMKPFLAKDAAKPETESRERFRRVSGRNQLIGRVVSVRVEGLMAQVVVAVGEQEVSSIITADAVRELGLKKGDQVAALVKSTDVMIERFE, translated from the coding sequence ATGCCCTCGCCCACACCGTTGTTCACTCCTCGCGAAGCCGCTCACATGCTTGGCATCAGCTACCCGACCATCAAACAGTGGATCCTCTCCGGCAAGCTGAAAACCGTGCAAACACCGGGCGGACACCACCGCATCTCGGCCACGGCCATGAAGCCTTTCCTCGCCAAGGACGCGGCTAAGCCTGAAACTGAAAGCCGCGAGCGTTTTCGGCGCGTCTCCGGGCGCAACCAGCTCATCGGCCGCGTGGTGAGCGTGCGGGTAGAGGGCCTGATGGCGCAGGTTGTCGTCGCGGTAGGCGAGCAGGAGGTGTCGAGCATCATTACCGCCGACGCCGTGCGGGAGCTAGGGCTGAAGAAGGGCGATCAGGTCGCGGCTCTGGTGAAGTCGACCGATGTGATGATCGAGCGCTTCGAGTAG
- a CDS encoding FUSC family protein — translation MLSLRDISADTFPTPWSKQTFREGFIAMIAIALCLVLGQVTGHRAAGAIAAGGAFSIGFAVFHPTLSSPVLSMICATLGMASATLAGSLAAPWTPAVLIVVAFAAMNYGVISSLGPSAGWLAQQSAVFLIVSTYFANGTHYAVGRAAMVLLGGALQITIHLLFRVRWNVHHGAPLWKIVAARVRYDGRELHRQASWNSESVSFAGRLIVTMIVATALYRHLHLRNGYWIPMTALLVLKQQWTGTVSRSLARIVGTIGGAAIAFGLAHLTSLPHWFVGVMVVVFALCCFALQAVNYALFSVVTTLYIVFLFRFGGFSETAAAHIRLLNTVIGGALALAIDFLWYLLVRPLRQRERQGL, via the coding sequence ATGCTTAGCCTTCGCGACATCTCCGCCGACACCTTTCCCACTCCATGGTCGAAGCAGACGTTTCGCGAAGGCTTTATTGCGATGATCGCCATCGCGCTCTGCCTTGTGCTTGGCCAGGTGACAGGACATCGCGCTGCGGGTGCGATCGCTGCTGGTGGAGCGTTCTCCATCGGCTTCGCGGTATTTCATCCGACGCTGTCGTCGCCGGTGTTGAGCATGATCTGCGCGACGCTGGGCATGGCAAGCGCAACGCTCGCAGGCAGCCTTGCTGCGCCGTGGACGCCCGCGGTGCTGATCGTCGTCGCCTTCGCGGCGATGAACTACGGCGTGATCTCGAGCCTTGGCCCGAGCGCCGGTTGGCTCGCGCAACAGTCGGCCGTCTTCCTCATCGTTTCCACATACTTCGCCAACGGCACGCATTACGCAGTGGGCCGCGCGGCGATGGTACTGCTCGGTGGCGCTTTGCAGATTACGATTCATCTGCTCTTCCGCGTGCGCTGGAACGTGCATCACGGCGCGCCGCTCTGGAAGATCGTCGCGGCGCGTGTGCGTTACGACGGCCGAGAACTGCACAGGCAAGCGAGCTGGAACAGCGAGTCCGTGAGCTTTGCCGGGAGGCTCATCGTGACGATGATCGTCGCGACCGCTCTCTATCGACACCTGCACCTGCGCAATGGCTACTGGATTCCGATGACCGCGCTGCTGGTGTTGAAGCAACAGTGGACCGGCACGGTGAGCCGATCGCTGGCGCGCATCGTAGGCACGATCGGCGGTGCAGCCATCGCGTTCGGCCTCGCCCATCTGACCTCGCTGCCGCATTGGTTTGTCGGCGTCATGGTCGTGGTGTTCGCGCTCTGTTGCTTTGCGCTGCAAGCGGTGAACTACGCGCTGTTTTCGGTAGTCACCACGCTGTACATCGTCTTCCTGTTCCGCTTCGGCGGATTCTCCGAGACGGCTGCGGCGCATATCCGCCTGCTGAACACCGTCATTGGCGGCGCGCTGGCGTTGGCGATCGACTTCCTCTGGTATCTGCTGGTGCGGCCGCTGCGGCAGCGCGAGCGGCAAGGGCTCTAG
- the hisS gene encoding histidine--tRNA ligase produces MASSTLKAVRGTRDLLPDQTPLWNRVEATARAVFARYGFGEIRTPVFESTELFARGVGEETDIVSKEMFTWEDRARAASEKAQNLTLRPENTAGVVRAYIEHKLGETGALQKLFYIGPQFRRERPQRGRYRQFWQIGAEVIGPQSSGAESALRDAEILEMLATMLDELGIRGWKLELNSVGNADDRTCYNAALREALQPVKHLMCEDNQRRADLNPLRVLDSKDENDQEIINNLPKIADYLGEESRVHFEQVRAALDACGVPYTINPRLVRGLDYYTRTTFEFTVTTGLGTQNALLGGGRYDGLSEMLGGPRAPGIGFAIGEDRLILTLQAQAEADAAAEGKTLEAPKLDAYVAPLGTAQNPAALKLAHDLRAAGLTVEVGDGSFKLRKSFDNADKVARAIVLVGEDEVANDVFTVKNFAQGEQVKIARAELSTKLR; encoded by the coding sequence ATGGCAAGCTCAACACTCAAAGCAGTCCGCGGTACGCGCGACCTTCTTCCTGATCAAACTCCGCTGTGGAACCGCGTCGAGGCGACCGCCCGCGCGGTCTTTGCGCGCTATGGCTTCGGCGAAATCCGCACCCCCGTCTTTGAAAGCACGGAGCTCTTCGCGCGTGGCGTGGGCGAAGAGACTGACATCGTCTCCAAAGAGATGTTTACGTGGGAAGACCGCGCCCGCGCGGCTTCTGAAAAGGCACAGAACCTGACGCTGCGCCCGGAGAACACCGCCGGCGTCGTGCGTGCGTACATCGAGCACAAGCTGGGCGAGACCGGCGCGCTGCAGAAGCTCTTCTACATCGGCCCGCAGTTCCGTCGCGAGCGTCCGCAGCGTGGACGCTATCGCCAGTTCTGGCAGATCGGCGCAGAGGTCATCGGGCCGCAATCTTCGGGCGCGGAGTCCGCGCTGCGCGATGCGGAGATCCTCGAAATGCTCGCGACGATGCTCGACGAGCTCGGCATTCGCGGCTGGAAGCTGGAGCTGAACTCTGTGGGCAACGCGGACGATCGCACGTGCTACAACGCGGCGCTGCGCGAGGCGCTGCAACCGGTGAAGCACCTGATGTGCGAGGACAATCAGCGTCGTGCGGACCTGAATCCGCTGCGCGTGCTCGACAGCAAGGACGAGAACGACCAGGAAATCATCAACAATCTGCCGAAGATTGCGGACTACCTCGGCGAGGAGTCGCGCGTGCACTTCGAGCAGGTGCGTGCGGCACTGGATGCGTGCGGCGTACCGTACACGATCAATCCGCGACTGGTGCGCGGGCTCGACTACTACACGCGCACGACGTTTGAGTTCACCGTGACGACCGGCCTGGGTACGCAGAACGCGCTGCTCGGCGGCGGACGCTACGACGGCCTGAGCGAGATGCTCGGTGGCCCACGCGCGCCGGGTATCGGCTTTGCGATTGGCGAAGATCGTTTGATTCTGACGCTGCAGGCGCAGGCGGAAGCCGATGCTGCGGCAGAGGGCAAGACGCTCGAAGCTCCGAAGCTCGATGCATACGTGGCTCCGCTTGGCACGGCGCAGAACCCCGCAGCCCTGAAGCTCGCACATGATCTGCGTGCGGCCGGGCTGACGGTCGAAGTCGGCGATGGCAGCTTCAAGCTGCGCAAGAGCTTCGACAATGCCGACAAGGTCGCGCGTGCGATTGTGCTGGTGGGCGAAGACGAGGTGGCGAACGACGTCTTCACCGTGAAAAACTTCGCCCAAGGCGAGCAGGTGAAGATCGCTCGCGCCGAGCTGAGCACGAAGCTGCGATAA
- a CDS encoding RNA polymerase sigma factor: MTGNATSVEGFTALVREHQTAVFRTLTRLTGAGPHVEDLAQEAFLRLYRALPEFRGDAAISTYLYRIVVNLAQDEWKRRRRERGVLASVPVDDQDLDDNGAAWLENQAGSDLLDHGRTPEQKLSDAHLQRIVEEELALLPPQERAVIVLYHQEEQTYEAISAALALPINTVRTHLHRGRKRLSDRIRLRTGEVPEAASAKASPAHLLAERRV, from the coding sequence ATGACGGGAAACGCTACATCGGTGGAAGGCTTCACGGCGCTGGTGCGCGAGCACCAGACCGCGGTCTTTCGCACGTTGACGCGACTCACCGGTGCAGGTCCACATGTGGAAGACCTCGCGCAGGAGGCGTTTCTGCGCCTCTATCGCGCGCTGCCGGAGTTTCGCGGTGATGCGGCGATCAGCACCTATCTTTACCGCATCGTCGTGAACCTCGCGCAGGACGAGTGGAAGCGCCGCCGCCGCGAGCGTGGCGTACTGGCATCGGTGCCCGTCGACGACCAAGACCTCGACGACAACGGTGCGGCGTGGCTTGAAAATCAGGCAGGCAGCGACCTGCTCGATCACGGCCGCACGCCGGAGCAGAAGCTTTCGGACGCGCATCTGCAGAGGATCGTCGAAGAGGAGCTGGCGCTGCTGCCGCCACAGGAGCGCGCTGTAATCGTGCTCTATCACCAGGAAGAGCAGACGTACGAGGCCATCAGCGCGGCGCTCGCGCTGCCTATCAACACGGTGCGCACGCATCTGCACCGCGGCCGCAAACGCCTGAGTGACCGCATTCGCCTGCGCACCGGCGAGGTGCCGGAAGCCGCGAGTGCCAAGGCCTCGCCCGCGCATCTGCTGGCCGAAAGGAGAGTCTGA
- a CDS encoding gamma carbonic anhydrase family protein, with amino-acid sequence MIRTHRGRRPQIAPDAYVDRAATVIGEVRLGARSSVWPNAVLRGDVHFIEVGEESNIQDGAVLHGMKDLHPTVVGKRCTIGHNATVHGCTLEDDVLVGMGAVILNGAKIGAGSIVAAGALVLEGVEVPPASLVAGVPAKIRKALGEEDLAGIRKYAEKYVEYSREYMEDDGFED; translated from the coding sequence ATGATTCGCACTCATCGCGGACGCCGTCCGCAGATCGCCCCCGACGCCTATGTTGACCGCGCCGCCACGGTCATCGGCGAGGTGCGCCTCGGCGCTCGCTCCAGCGTGTGGCCGAACGCCGTTTTGCGCGGCGACGTGCACTTCATCGAGGTCGGCGAGGAGTCGAACATTCAGGACGGCGCCGTGCTGCACGGCATGAAGGACCTGCACCCCACCGTCGTCGGCAAACGCTGCACCATCGGCCATAATGCCACCGTCCACGGCTGCACGCTGGAGGATGACGTGCTCGTCGGCATGGGCGCGGTGATCCTGAACGGCGCGAAGATCGGCGCGGGTTCGATCGTGGCCGCCGGCGCGCTCGTGCTGGAGGGCGTCGAAGTTCCGCCGGCGTCATTGGTCGCCGGAGTGCCCGCAAAAATACGCAAGGCCCTCGGCGAAGAGGACCTTGCGGGAATTCGGAAATACGCTGAGAAGTACGTGGAGTACTCGCGCGAGTACATGGAAGACGACGGCTTCGAGGACTAG
- the rpsU gene encoding 30S ribosomal protein S21 → MAEVRVQEGEPLENALRRFKRKVQTEDIIKEVKRHSFYLKPGEKKRVKEALARKRNRKKVRKEQD, encoded by the coding sequence TTGGCAGAAGTACGAGTTCAAGAAGGTGAACCTTTGGAGAATGCCCTGCGCCGTTTTAAGCGCAAGGTGCAGACCGAGGACATCATCAAGGAAGTGAAGCGTCACTCCTTTTATCTGAAGCCGGGCGAAAAGAAGCGCGTCAAAGAAGCGCTCGCTCGCAAGCGCAACCGTAAGAAGGTGCGTAAGGAACAGGACTAA